The Chlorocebus sabaeus isolate Y175 chromosome 9, mChlSab1.0.hap1, whole genome shotgun sequence genome includes a window with the following:
- the EBLN1 gene encoding LOW QUALITY PROTEIN: endogenous Bornavirus-like nucleoprotein 1 (The sequence of the model RefSeq protein was modified relative to this genomic sequence to represent the inferred CDS: inserted 1 base in 1 codon; substituted 2 bases at 2 genomic stop codons): MSLQMLCSINQLHISDTIIPIIIREPSSVPVSPISAQATGDSHTDLHRAAGAPHPDDFIALLNSVLWPLPQSIIEIVGQQKNGQFNLLVKLTVTFVADTYFGKLTKSCSTQSIPPSALEKQSPTISRPRKNPXTSSPQDNTVNGSSFHYFQGKFELSGKSRQYPADALEPQPGIGDVKDIEKARKSMLDPAHRSHFHLTTPSLVFLCFIFDGLRKALLSVGVSKRSNIVIGNENKETDTLYASKFEDVMPNFTALEMSSILRHCCDLLIGVAAGSSDPICTNSLQVQRQFKAMMISIGRHLHGKSADLLINYNAGPAIHWINSRPWVGGLMFTFLFGEFEXPACELLDQVKVVANKAQMTTYYTVGMFLDQCMDGSIALPAVVSEIPVFEQRKALVKRALGDFFEFGGVLRHPVIGELSPRMFPNLATAANYWANRRNPTFSGFEALDFIPGSTITLPLVXMTSARKISRGSDMDPYTLNILLGYRSSGFD; the protein is encoded by the exons ATGTCCCTACAGATGCTATGTTCCATTAACCAACTTCACATCTCT GACACTATCATCCCCATTATTATCAGGGAGCCCAGTTCTGTACCAGTATCCCCAATCTCAGCCCAAGCCACAGGGGACAGCCACACTGACCTTCACAGAGCTGCTGGTGCCCCTCATCCCGATGACTTCATTGCTTTATTAAACAGTGTCCTCTGGCCCCTCCCACAGTCTATCATTG AGATTGTAGGACAACAGAAAAATGGACAGTTCAACTTATTAGTTAAATTAACTGTCACCTTTGTAGCTGATACATATTTTGGAAAACTCACAAAATCCTGTAGTACCCAAAGCATCCCACCAAGTGCTTTAGAG AAACAATCACCCACGATATCCCGCCCAAGAAAGAACCCATAGACCAGCAGCCCACAAGACAATACAGTGAATGGGAGCAGCTTCCATTACTTTCAAGGGAAATTTGAGCTCTCTGGGAAGAGCAGACAGTATCCAGCAGATGCATTGGAGCCCCAACCTGGCATTGGAGATGTCAAGGACATTGAAAAAGCAAGAAAGTCTATGCTAGACCCAGCACACAGATCTCATTTTCACCTTACAACCCCAAGCttagtatttttgtgttttatattcgATGGATTACGCAAGGCACTACTCAGTGTTGGTGTGAGCAAAAGGTCTAATATTGTGATTGGGAATGAGAACAAGGAAACAGATACTCTTTATGCTAGCAAATTCGAAGATGTTATGCCTAACTTCACTGCCCTTGAGATGTCATCGATTCTCCGTCACTGCTGTGATCTTCTGATAGGCGTTGCTGCTGGATCGAGTGACCCCATATGCACCAACAGCCTCCAAGTACAGAGACAATTCAAGGCAATGATGATATCCATTGGAAGACATTTGCATGGTAAAAGTGCTGATTTATTAATTAACTATAATGCAGGGCCAGCTATACATTGGATCAACTCAAGACCATGGGTTGGAGGATTAATGTTCACATTTCTATTCGGAGAATTTG TCCCTGCATGTGAGCTACTTGATCAAGTTAAAGTAGTTGCCAACAAAGCACAGATGACGACCTACTACACTGTGGGAATGTTCCTGGATCAGTGCATGGATGGTTCCATTGCTTTACCTGCTGTTGTGTCTGAGATTCCAGTTTTTGAGCAGAGGAAAGCACTGGTTAAAAGGGCACTTGGAGATTTCTTTGAATTTGGAGGTGTACTTCGCCACCCTGTTATTGGGGAGCTATCACCACGAATGTTCCCAAACCTAGCAACAGCAGCAAACTACTGGGCCAACAGAAGGAATCCTACATTTTCTGGATTTGAAGCCCTTGACTTTATACCAGGATCAACTATTACACTCCCTCTAGTTTGAATGACATCTGCTCGGAAAATCTCCAGAGGAAGTGACATGGATCCATATACACTTAACATCCTTCTCGGGTACAGGAGTTCGGGATTTGACTAA